Proteins from a single region of Mytilus trossulus isolate FHL-02 chromosome 2, PNRI_Mtr1.1.1.hap1, whole genome shotgun sequence:
- the LOC134704904 gene encoding aldo-keto reductase family 1 member A1-like, whose amino-acid sequence MADSFVLSNGQKIPGIGFGTSRISQADMRDVIFDALESGYRHFDTAHAYRTESALGEALQDAIIYNKVSRSELYITTKLPTYHMRKDHVVSSLRESLKNLRIDYIDLYLVHVPASIKVESEYIPYPSCSSDDYDYPDIIDTWREMEKLVDAGLARAIGLSNFNASQVERIDNNARIKPVVNQIECHAYLQQNKLIDVCKRRNISVTAYAPLGSPGLQIRNNGRYWDLFEEPVILKIAKCHQRTPAQICLRHLLQRGLILIPKTENTDRMRLNLEIKNFSLTKQEMKRLSKLDSNKRIFSFNGMKDHPEYPFKDPY is encoded by the exons ATGGCAGACAGTTTTGTTCTCAGTAATGGACAGAAAATTCCTGGAATTGGATTTGGTACATCAAGA ATATCTCAGGCTGACATGCGTGATGTTATATTTGATGCATTAGAGAGTGGCTACAGACATTTCGACACTGCTCATGCATACAGAACAGAGAGTGCGTTAGGTGAAGCCTTACAAGATGCGATTATCTACAACAAAGTATCCAGATCAGAACTCTACATTACTACAAAG CTGCCAACATACCATATGAGGAAAGATCATGTAGTGTCTTCTTTACGAGAAAGTCTTAAAAACTTGCGGATTGACTACATAGACCTATATCTTGTCCACGTACCTGCTTCTATCAAGGTAG AATCCGAGTATATCCCTTACCCTAGCTGTTCCTCGGATGACTATGACTACCCTGACATAATTGATACATGGAGg GAAATGGAGAAACTGGTTGATGCAGGATTAGCAAGAGCTATTGGACTTTCGAATTTTAACGCTTCTCAAGTGGAACGAATTGATAATAATGCCAGAATAAAACCTGTTGTAAACCAA ATTGAATGTCATGCATACCTACAGCAAAATAAACTTATTGATGTTTGCAAACGTCGGAATATTTCTGTGACAGCTTACGCACCATTAGGGTCACCAGGATTGCAAATCAG AAATAATGGAAGATATTGGGATTTGTTTGAAGAACCAGTCATTTTAAAGATTGCAAAGTGCCACCAACGTACCCCTGCCCAG atatgtttgCGCCATCTGCTACAGAGAGGACTTATACTTATCccaaagacagaaaatacagaCCGAATGcggttgaatttggag attaaaAATTTCTCCTTAACAAAACAGGAGATGAAAAGGTTATCAAAATTAGACAGTAACAAGcgaatattttcttttaatgg aatGAAAGACCATCCAGAGTACCCATTCAAAGATCCTTATTAA
- the LOC134706511 gene encoding methyltransferase-like protein 27 isoform X2 yields MNDKEYNNHETHLFNTQLSSGQVADYYDRWAENGRYDEEIKNTLKAPEITVKTTITLYDPSVRPNIEILDIGAGTGLVAEMLRKSGFQKIDALDPSKGMLEKAKEKNLYRNYVCELLTKETFKNANGLYDCIVCSGSFCPGHIPAEALHEFIRLTKKGGHVVIAMRDEWEAPGYSDSIKTFMRQLIDDGKWVKTHEEQYNHYFDKAGVVYVFQVV; encoded by the exons ATGAATG ACAAAGAGTACAACAATCACGAAACTCATTTGTTTAACACACAGTTGTCATCGGGACAAGTTGCTGATTACTACGACAGATGGGCTGAAAATGGGCGATACGATGAG GAAATAAAGAATACTTTAAAAGCTCCAGAAATAACTGTTAAGACAACAATTACACTGTATGACCCATCAGTTCGACCAAATATAGAAATACTGGATATAGGAGCTGGGACAGGTTTGGTCGCTGAGATG ctCCGTAAGTCTGGTTTCCAGAAGATCGACGCACTTGATCCATCAAAGGGAATGCTTGAGAAAGCAAaggaaaaaaatctgtatcgCAATTATGTTTGTGAATTATTGACtaaagaaacttttaaaaacgCAAATG GTTTATACGATTGTATAGTGTGTTCCGGCTCGTTTTGTCCTGGTCATATCCCAGCTGAGGCCCTTCATGAATTTATACGCCTGACCAAAAAAG GTGGCCATGTTGTTATTGCAATGAGAGATGAATGGGAAGCTCCTGGTTACTCTGATTCCATCAAAACATTTATGAGACAACTGATAGATGATGGAAAGTGGGTGAAAACTCACGAAGAACAATATAATCATTACTTTGATAAAGCTGGTGTAGTTTATGTATTTCAAGTAGTATGA
- the LOC134706511 gene encoding methyltransferase-like protein 27 isoform X1, with the protein MFNTTTFCIYDKEYNNHETHLFNTQLSSGQVADYYDRWAENGRYDEEIKNTLKAPEITVKTTITLYDPSVRPNIEILDIGAGTGLVAEMLRKSGFQKIDALDPSKGMLEKAKEKNLYRNYVCELLTKETFKNANGLYDCIVCSGSFCPGHIPAEALHEFIRLTKKGGHVVIAMRDEWEAPGYSDSIKTFMRQLIDDGKWVKTHEEQYNHYFDKAGVVYVFQVV; encoded by the exons atgtttaacaccacaaCATTCTGTATTTATG ACAAAGAGTACAACAATCACGAAACTCATTTGTTTAACACACAGTTGTCATCGGGACAAGTTGCTGATTACTACGACAGATGGGCTGAAAATGGGCGATACGATGAG GAAATAAAGAATACTTTAAAAGCTCCAGAAATAACTGTTAAGACAACAATTACACTGTATGACCCATCAGTTCGACCAAATATAGAAATACTGGATATAGGAGCTGGGACAGGTTTGGTCGCTGAGATG ctCCGTAAGTCTGGTTTCCAGAAGATCGACGCACTTGATCCATCAAAGGGAATGCTTGAGAAAGCAAaggaaaaaaatctgtatcgCAATTATGTTTGTGAATTATTGACtaaagaaacttttaaaaacgCAAATG GTTTATACGATTGTATAGTGTGTTCCGGCTCGTTTTGTCCTGGTCATATCCCAGCTGAGGCCCTTCATGAATTTATACGCCTGACCAAAAAAG GTGGCCATGTTGTTATTGCAATGAGAGATGAATGGGAAGCTCCTGGTTACTCTGATTCCATCAAAACATTTATGAGACAACTGATAGATGATGGAAAGTGGGTGAAAACTCACGAAGAACAATATAATCATTACTTTGATAAAGCTGGTGTAGTTTATGTATTTCAAGTAGTATGA